Genomic DNA from Thermoflexus sp.:
CGGGTCGACGCTTCCCTGACCGATTTGCTGAACGGCCTGCCAGCCCCCTGGATCCACGCGATCGGTCAGCAGGTGGGCGGGGAAAAACGGTCAAGAAAGCGGGATGAGATCCCCCGCATTGCCGCCCGTCTGAAGGATCCGGGTCGGCTGCGGGAGATCGTGACGGGGCTCCCCCTGGACGCCCGCCTGGCCCTGGCCCGGGTCCTGGAGCGAGGCGGCTGGATGCCGCTGGCCGATCTGGAATGGGAGTTCGGCTCCATCGAGGGAGACGGATGGTTCTGGGAGGATCATCCGCCGAAATCCCTCCTGGGGCAGCTGCGGGTGCGGGGCCTGCTTTTCGTCGGCCGGGCCCGGGCCGGCCGGAGGCACCAGACGGTGGCCGTCGCCCCGAAGGATCTCCGGGAACCCCTGGCGCTTTTGCTGCAGGATCCCACGGTGCTCCCGCCGGAAGCCCGATCGCGGACCGCAACAACACGGGCGATCGGGCGGCTGACGGCCTTTTACGCGACCCTGAAGGACCCCCTGCTTCCCCTGGAGGATCTGACCGCGTTCCTGCAGAGCGTCCGCCCCCGCGAGGCCCTGGATGCCGAGGAGGATGTGGAGGATCTCCTCCTGGCGATGGGCGAGCTGGAGCTGAAATCCGCGGACGATCTGTCGGGCCATCATCTGAGCATCTGGATGCACCTTTTGCGTTACCTCTATGTGGGGGAAGTGCCCCTGGCCCGCAAGCGCCGGATGCTGCGGACCACGGCGCGGCTCTACCGGTTCCTGGCGAAGCGAGGGCGGGTGATGGCCATCACGGCGGAGCGGATCGAGCAGGCGGTTGCGGAGATGACCGCCCCGGCGCGGGGGCTGCAACCGATCCTGCCACCGCCGCCCATGGGCGGGGAGGTGATCATGAGGATATGGGACCCGGAAGGGAACGTGCACCGACTCACCATGAACGATCGATGGCTGGTGATCGCCTGTGCCGCGCTGTTCCAGGGGGATTGGGAGGCCATGGAACGGGAGGCCGCCATGGTTCAGGACGGGGCGCGCAAGCAGGAGCGGATCCGCTGGCTCCGCCGGTCCCCCCCAGCGATCTGGAGGGAGCTGCTCTCCTTCGCCGATCCAGAAGATGTGGACTTCGCCCGGGAGTGGTTCTACAACCATGAGATGTCGGAGCTGAGCGTATGGTGAGAAAAGATCGCCACGGAGGATCCAGCGCATTGTGATCGAAAGCCGGTAAGGGCATGGAGGCGTCCCCATGCGCACCTATGCGATCCCCCTGGTTCCGGGGCCGACGACGGTGCCGCCCGAGATCCGGGCGGCCTATCAGGAGGACTACGGCTCGGCGGACCTGGAGCCGGAATATTATGCGCTCTACGCCGAGACCCAGGAGATGCTTCGGACGATCCTGGGGACCCGGAACACCGTTGTCCTGATGACCGGGGAGGCCATGGTAGGGCTCTGGGGAGCGCTGAAGAGCACGCTGCGCCCCGGGGATCGGGTGGTGGCGGTGGCCACAGGGGTCTTCGGCTACGGCATCGCCGACATGGCCCGCCGCATCGGCGCCGAGGTCGAGGTGGTGGGATTCGACTACGACGAGGCGGCGGATCCCGAGCGGGTGGAAGAAGCCATCCGCCGGGTCCGCCCGAAGATGGTCACCATGGTGCATGGTGAGACGCCCTCCGGGATCCTCAACCCGGTGGCCGAGGTGGGGGCGCTGGTCGATCGCTACGACGTGCCGCTCTTCTACGTCGACGCCGTCTCCAGCGCCGCCGGGGTTCCCCTGCGGGTGGATGACTGGCGCATCGATCTGTGCCTGGTGGGCACCCAGAAGTGCCTCTCGGCGCTGCCGGATCTGGGGATCGTGGCGGTGAGCGAGCGGGCGTGGGAGATCGTGCGGGAGGTGGACTATGCGGGCTACGACGCCCTGGGCCCCTTCCGCACCGCCCTGGAGGACCGCTGGTTCCCCTACACGCCATCCTGGCACGCGCTGGCGGCCCTGAATGTCGCATGCCGGCGGGTGCTGAAAGAGGGCCTGGAGAAGGTTTTCCGCCGCCACGCGGAGGTGGCCGCCTATTGCCGGGAGCGGTTGAAGGCCATGGGGCTTCGCCTCTTCCCCCGACGGGAGGAATGGTCTTCCCCCACCGTCACCGCGGTCTACGTCCCGGAGGATCTGCCCTGGCCGGAGCTGGATCGCCGCCTGCGGGCGCGGGGGATGGCCGTGGGGGGGAGCCTGGGCCCGCTGGCCGGGAAGGTGTTCCGCATCGGCCACATGGGCGCCCAGGCGGATCGGGAGCTGGTGCGGCGAGGGATGGACATCCTGGAGGAGGCGATCCGGGGGTAGCGCCGTCCCCTCCCGCTTGCCGCGCCTTCTCATGCGGACGATCGCACCCGCTGAATCCATAGGAGCGTGCGGGCCAGGAGCGCCTCCCGCTGGGCGGGGGTGAGCTCCCAGAGCTCCACGCCGGGGCGGCGTTTGAAGGCGTCGGCCCATGGGTGGGGGCTCCGGGTGATGGTGGCGATCAGCGGGCGGGGGCTGGCGACGACCGCTTCCAGGGCCTCGCGGAAGGCACGGCTGAACAGCTCCATCTTCCCGATCTCATCCACCAGCACCACCTCC
This window encodes:
- a CDS encoding alanine--glyoxylate aminotransferase family protein, with the protein product MRTYAIPLVPGPTTVPPEIRAAYQEDYGSADLEPEYYALYAETQEMLRTILGTRNTVVLMTGEAMVGLWGALKSTLRPGDRVVAVATGVFGYGIADMARRIGAEVEVVGFDYDEAADPERVEEAIRRVRPKMVTMVHGETPSGILNPVAEVGALVDRYDVPLFYVDAVSSAAGVPLRVDDWRIDLCLVGTQKCLSALPDLGIVAVSERAWEIVREVDYAGYDALGPFRTALEDRWFPYTPSWHALAALNVACRRVLKEGLEKVFRRHAEVAAYCRERLKAMGLRLFPRREEWSSPTVTAVYVPEDLPWPELDRRLRARGMAVGGSLGPLAGKVFRIGHMGAQADRELVRRGMDILEEAIRG